Proteins found in one Leishmania major strain Friedlin complete genome, chromosome 35 genomic segment:
- a CDS encoding putative 60S ribosomal protein L2 (previous protein_id=AAZ14368.1), whose translation MGKTVLSCRKGNGSVYQVHGHKRLGPAKLRILDYAERHGYMRGVVKSIEHEAGRGAALARVEFRHPYKFRRVKELMVAPEGMFTGQSVFCGQKAPLAIGNVLPLGQITEGCIVCNVEAKPGDRGTLARASGDYCIIISHNHETGRTRLKLPSGQKKSVPSTSRAMIGIISGGGRIEKPVLKAGNSFYRFRGKRNCWPKVRGVARNPVEHPHGGGNHQHIGHPSTVSRHSPPGQKVGLIAARRTGRIRGGKAVKGAWHPEE comes from the coding sequence ATGGGTAAGACTGTGCTGAGCTGCCGTAAGGGCAACGGCTCCGTGTACCAGGTGCACGGCCACAAGCGCCTTGGCCCCGCCAAGCTGCGCATTCTGGACTACGCCGAGCGCCACGGCTACATGCGCGGTGTGGTGAAGTCGATCGAGCACGAGGCTggccgcggtgcggcgctggcgcgcgtgGAGTTCCGCCACCCGTACAAGTTCCGCCGCGTGAAGGAGCTGATGGTGGCGCCGGAGGGCATGTTCACCGGCCAGTCGGTGTTCTGCGGCCAGAAGGCCCCGCTCGCGATCGGCAACGTGCTGCCCCTTGGCCAGATCACGGAGGGCTGCATTGTGTGCAACGTGGAGGCGAAGCCCGGTGACCGCGGCACGCTGGCGCGCGCGTCCGGCGACTACTGCATCATCATCTCGCACAACCACGAGAcaggccgcacgcgcctgAAGCTGCCGAGCGGGCAGAAGAAGTCCGTGCCGAGCACGAGCCGCGCGATGATCGGCAtcatcagcggcggtggccgcatCGAGAAGCCCGTGCTGAAGGCCGGTAACTCGTTCTACCGCTTCCGCGGCAAGCGCAACTGCTGGCCCAAGGTGCGTGGTGTTGCCCGCAACCCGGTGGAGCACCCGCACGGTGGTGGTAACCATCAGCACATTGGCCACCCGTCGACGGTGTCGCGCCACTCGCCGCCGGGCCAGAAGGTGGGTCTGATCGCTGCCCGTCGCACCGGCCGTATTCGCGGTGGTAAGGCTGTCAAGGGCGCGTGGCACCCGGAGGAGTAA